In one window of Poriferisphaera corsica DNA:
- a CDS encoding 3'-5' exonuclease, producing MKTAIVFDCEFLVTENAHRRFWCGPHDPDPVIAQIGAVKISLSDNFDCIDTFKAYVNPIDRFGNRYKLDPFFTKLTGIEQQTIDNVGVSLQNANEQLREFAEGAKLWSWGKDELNMMAISCYIAGIEPSIPAHQFDNACKLLLAAGMPYEDIKRTPSNALADYFELEHPPLKGHDALDDALSITYVIQHLLRNKLLSRADFA from the coding sequence AAAACAGCAATCGTCTTTGACTGTGAATTCCTTGTAACTGAAAATGCTCACCGGCGGTTTTGGTGCGGGCCACATGATCCTGACCCAGTTATCGCCCAAATTGGAGCAGTAAAAATATCACTAAGTGATAACTTTGATTGTATTGATACCTTCAAAGCCTATGTCAATCCTATTGATCGATTTGGCAATCGATACAAACTCGATCCATTCTTCACAAAACTAACGGGTATTGAGCAACAGACGATTGATAACGTGGGTGTCTCATTGCAAAACGCCAACGAGCAGCTTCGCGAATTTGCCGAAGGTGCTAAGCTCTGGTCTTGGGGTAAAGACGAACTGAACATGATGGCAATTAGTTGCTATATCGCAGGTATTGAACCGTCCATACCCGCACATCAATTTGATAACGCGTGCAAGCTCTTGCTCGCTGCGGGAATGCCTTATGAGGATATTAAACGGACGCCTAGTAACGCCTTGGCGGATTATTTTGAATTAGAGCATCCCCCATTAAAAGGGCACGACGCATTGGATGACGCCCTCTCGATTACATATGTTATACAACACCTTTTGAGGAATAAACTGCTTTCCCGAGCGGATTTTGCATAA